From the genome of Metarhizium brunneum chromosome 4, complete sequence, one region includes:
- the tca-9_0 gene encoding Succinate--CoA ligase [ADP-forming] subunit beta — MFNIGRSRALASALNASKLQVAPAVRFPGVAQQRRALSIHEYLSADLLRQYGIGVPKGAVAKTAEEAKAVAKEIGTEDMVIKAQVLAGGRGKGTFDNGLKGGVRVIYSPHEAEMFAQQMIGHKLITKQTGAGGRLCNAVYICERKFARREFYLAILMDRASQSPVIVSSSQGGMDIETVAKESPDAIITTYIDINTGVTDDIARGIATKLGFSEQCVEDAKDTIQKLYKIFLERDSTQIEINPLSETNDHQVLCMDAKFGFDDNADFRQKEVFEWRDTSQEDPDEVRAAKSGLNFIKLDGDIGCLVNGAGLAMATMDIIKLNGGQPANFLDVGGGATPAAIQEAFELITSDPKVTAIFVNIFGGIVRCDHIATGLIKTVENLNLKIPIIARLQGTNVEQAHKIINESGMKIFSIDDLQSAAEKSVQLSKVVKLARDIDVGVEFTLGI; from the exons ATGTTCAACATCGGACGCAGCCGTGCCCTGGCATCGGCGCTCAACGCCTCCAAG CTTCAGGTCGCCCCCGCCGTCAGATTCCCTGGCGTTGCACAACAACGACGAGCTCTGAGTATTCACGAGTACCTCTCTGCCGACCTCCTGCGACAG TATGGTATCGGTGTTCCTAAGGGCGCTGTTGCCAAAACTGccgaagaagccaaggctgtcGCAAAGGAGATTGGCACCGAGGACATGGTCATCAAGGCTCAGGTCCTCGCCGGTGGACGAGGCAAGGGTACCTTTGACAACGGCCTCAAGGGGGGCGTCCGCGTCATTTACTCTCCTCACGAGGCCGAGATGTTTGCCCAGCAAATGATTGGCCACAAGCTCATCACCAAGCAGACCGGTGCTGGTGGCCGTCTCTGCAACGCTGTCTATATTTGCGAGCGCAAGTTCGCTCGTCGCGAATTTTATCTAGCTATCCTCATGGATCGTGCCTCCCAGTCCCCTGTTATCGTCTCCTCGTCCCAGGGTGGCATGGATATCGAGACCGTAGCCAAAGAGAGCCccgacgccatcatcaccacatACATTGACATCAACACTGGTGTAACGGACGACATTGCCCGTGGCATTGCCACCAAGCTGGGCTTTAGTGAGCAGTGCGTTGAGGATGCCAAGGATACCATCCAGAAGTTGTACAAGATCTTCCTCGAGCGCGACTCCACTCAGATTGAGATCAACCCTCTCTCTGAGACCAACGACCACCAGGTTCTGTGCATggatgccaagtttggctTCGATGACAATGCCGATTTCCGCCAGAAAGAGGTTTTCGAGTGGCGTGACACCAGTCAGGAGGACCCTGATGAGGTCCGCGCAGCCAAGTCTGGACTCAACTTCATTAAGCTCGATGGCGACATTGGCTGCCTCGTCAACGGTGCTggtttggccatggccaccatggaTATCATCAAGCTCAACGGTGGACAGCCCGCCAACTTCCTTGACGTCGGTGGTGGCGCTACCCCTGCGGCAATTCAGGAGGCCTTTGAGCTCATCACCAGCGACCCCAAGGTCACCGCCATCTTCGTCAACATCTTCGGTGGTATTGTTCGTTGCGACCACATCGCCACCGGACTGATCAAGACTGTCGAGAACCTCAACCTTAAGATCCCCATCATCGCTCGTCTGCAGGGCACCAACGTTGAGCAGGCTCACAAGATCATCAACGAGTCTGGCATGAAGATTTTCTCCATTGATGATTTGCAAAGCGCCGCTGAAAAGTCTGTGCAGCTGTCAAAGGTCGTCAAGCTGG CTCGTGATATTGACGTTGGCGTCGAGTTCACCCTGGGTATCTAA